CCCTAGGCCTAATGGAGCAGTTTGGCATCGACTATCTGCAGGCGGGAAAAAGCTTTTTAATTGAGCCCCAAAACTACCAAGCTCCCCAAGAAGAATTTATTGTAGAAGGCGACTGGTCCGCGGCGGCCTACTACTATGCCTTAGTGGCCTTGGCCGAGCCTGGATTTAGCCTAAAGCTAGGGCAATTGCGGGCCAACTCCTTACAGGGAGATTCCGTCATTACCGAGCTGATGCAAAACTTGGGGGTAGTCAGTACATTTTTGCCCGAGGGACAGCTAAAGCTTCAAAAAACAGCGCAGCCGCTTCCTAAGGAACTGCGCTATGATTGTCGGCACTATCCCGATTTGGCCCAAACCCTAATGGCCATAGCAGCGGGCTTAGCTATTCCCTGCCAGCTTTTTGGTCTACAGAGTTTGCGCATCAAAGAGACCGACCGTTTGGCGGCCATGAAAAACGAGTTAGAAAAGCTAGGGGCCGTAGTAGAAATTGGAGATGACTGGATGCATATTAAGTCGGGAGTAAAAAGGGCCCAAAAAAAGCCCTTAATTAGTAGTTACAAAGACCATCGGATGCTCATGTCCTTGGCTCCCTTATCGCTTTTGCTTGGTCCATTAAAAATGGAGCAGCCCGAAGTTGTGGCCAAATCCTATCCCGATTTTTGGAGAGATTTGGGCCAATTGGGCTTTAAAATTGGCTAAAAGCAGTAAGTTTTGGCCTTAAACCTCTAGTTTTGGGCCTTGTACCAAGCAGTTTATAAGAGATGGCCATATTTAGTCCTTATGCGGAGCTCCTCCGCAACTTGATTCCCCAACTACAGAGCAGCCTAGCGAGCTATGCCGAGGCCGAGCGGCCTATTTTGGCAGCTCTCCTTGCGCAATGGGCCAGTTTTAAGGCCCTGCCCTTATTAGAAGAAGAGGAGATGCAGCTTTTGCGGGCGCAGTGGAAAAAGGGCGCGCAGTGGGGAGAAGAATTTGAGCAACTCTCTAGTTCTCTACAGGCTGTACATCTGCAACTGGGTTTATTATTGGCCGAGCTACAGCCCTCTTTTGCCCAAAAGCTAGAACTACAAAGCAAGGGGCCGGGGCTCAACCTTTGGCCCATGCAGCTCTCTTTTTGGGCCGAGCAGCTCCTGATTTACAAAAGAGACGGCAATGCCAAAGGCTTATCGGCCTCGGGGCAACTTTTGCTGGCCTATTTGGAGCAGCCCTTAAAGCGGCTACCTATTTTTAGGCAAAAAGCCCTCTCCTATATCCTCGATAGTTTTTTGGGGCCAGCGGCTAAGCAAAGCCTACTCTTAGATTTATTTAGTGAATTGGGGCTAAAGGCCAAGCTGGCCGAAAACTACCCCTTACTATTGGGCCAACTGCTCTTCTTGCCCCTGCTTCGGGAATTATGGGACAAACAATACGACAGCCTAGGCAAAGAGCAGATAGATGATTGGGAAGAAAGCCAATTGATTTATCATCGGGAGAAAGAGCGGCCCCTCAACCAGCTCTACTATGGGCCTTCTGCTTGTGGAAAAACCCGGGCCGCTCGTTTGGAAGCCTTGAGCATTTGCGAGGGGCTGCCTTTGGTCCAAATAGAGCAGTTATCGACGGAAGAGATAGAGCAGCGTTTGGAAGAACAGCGGCAGGCGGGGCATTTGGCCATGATTGCCTTTCATCCCGCCATGAGCTATGAAGACTTTATGGAAGGGCTAAAGCCTCAGATGCAAGGCAAGCAACTTCATTATGTATTAGAGGAAGGCTTATTTAAGCGCTTTGCCAAAGCCGCCTTGGCCCAGCCGCTCAAGCGTTTTGTGCTTATAATTGACGAATTGAACAGGGCCGAAGTGGGGGCGGTATTTGGGGAGCTCCTTTCTTTATTGAGTGCAGAAAACCGTTTGGGAGGAAAAGCCCCCATGCGGCTAGTTCTCCCCTACTCCAAAGCGACTTTTGCCCTGCCCGACAACCTCTATATTCTGGCCAGCATGAATGAGGGCGACCGCAGTCTACAATCCTTAGATTGGGCCTTGCGGAGGCGTTTTCATGCCATAGCGGTACGGCCAGAGCCGCAACTATTGGGTGATTGCCAAGGTGTTGATTTGGCTCGGCTACTACAGGCCCTCAACCAGCGGATTCGTTTGTATTTTTCGGCAGCGCAAGAGATTGGGCATGGCTACCTCTTAGGGATTCGGCAATTGGAGGAATTGAACCTTTGTTTTGCGCATCGGATTATTCCCTTATTGGAGAGCTACGCCTATGGCGACCTTCGTCTGTTGGGGCCTATTTTGGGACAAGCCTTTATAGAAAGGCGGCGCTTGGGGCATTCCTTGGCCTTTTATGGAGCCGAGCAGCAGGAAGAGCAATTTAGTTATCATCTTCGGTCTTTTCCGCTTGCAGCAAGCGCCTACAAACAACTATATGAGTAGGTTTTAATTGTAGGGACAAGAATGCTAAGCAAAATACCTATAGATAAACATTAGGTTTTATTCGCTATAAAAACCAAAGGAGCTATCTTAAATTTGAACTATGACCAAAGTAAATTTGGTTTTCATAGTGATAGTTTTTAGGGTTTAAGCTCTATGATAAGAGCTAAAGCATCAAGCTTGGGGGAGTTTGATGCTTTTTTTATGCCCCTAGGCCAAGGCTCATTAAAGGCCCGAAGGGCCTTTGGCCTAGCGATGTGCAGGGGTGGCCGAAGGCCAGACCGAAGCGCGCAGCGCTGAAGGGCCGAGCAGACCTGCGAGCCCCGAAACGTAGCGCCTGCCGCAGGCAGGAGGCCCCAAAAAACAAAAAAGCCCCTACTTCATCAGTAGAGGCTATATTATTTAGTGTTGTTTACTTCAGTTGGAAATCGGTCACCCGATAGCCTGGGCGGAGGGGGGAAGTTTCGATATCGGCGAAACGTTTGTGGATAGCGAAGCAGCTACTGGGCACACAGAGGAAGAGATAGGGTTGTTCTTCATGGATAATGGCTTGGGCGCGGAAATAGAGCTCCTTACGTTTTTGGGGATCGAGCGTAATGCGGATACTATCGATAATGCGGTCACATTCTTCATTTCGGAAGCCGATGCGGTTGCTGCCGCCATTTCGGTCTGAGGAAGAGTGCCAAGCCTGCTTAAGCTCGTCGAGATTGGGGCCTTGGGCCCAGGCCGAGCAGATGAGTTCGAACTCTCGGTTTTGGATATCCTTGACAAAGACGGGAAAATCGGCACTTTTGATTTTGATTTCGATACCTAGGGCTCGGGCTTCTCCTTGGAGGAGCAGTCCAATATTTTTGCGGATATCGTTGCCTTGATTATACTTAAACTCAAGGCTTAGCTTTTCTAGTTTTCCGTTGATGCGTTTATCTAGAATTCCGTCATTATCGGAATCGGTCCAGCCGGCTTCTGTCAAGAGTTCTTTAGCTCTTTCTGGGTCATAGCTAAAGGGTTTAATCTGGTCATTATAGTGCTCCTTTTGGGGGTTGATCGGGCCGACGGTTTCGGTGGCTAGGCCTTCAAAGAGGACATCAATAATTTCTTGGCGGTTAATGATATGGGAGAGCGCTTGGCGGAGTTTTTTATCTTTTAGCTTAGGGTTGCGCAGATTGATTCCGATATAATAGTAGCCAAAAACGGGGGGCGAAGAGAGCTCAAAAAGATTTTGGAACTCTTGATCTTCTTTTAGGGCCTTAAACTTGACGGGTTTGATATTGTGTAGGACATCAATTTCCTCATTTCGGGCCACGGTAATAGCGGTACTGGGGTCATTGACCACTTTGTGAATAATTTTTGTGGGATAAGCGACTAGCATGGGGTTTTTGGCCTCATTACCCCACCAATTTTCTTTGCGTTCGAGGATAATATGTTGGCCGTTGCTCCATTCTACAAAGCGGTAAGGGCCAGATCCGACCACTGTTTCCTTACTAAACTTGGGGCTATTAAAATTTTGGGCAAATCGTTCGAGGTTTGCATTTTTGTTGGCGGCTTCATAATCCATCTGGTTGAGTTCGGCCAGGCTTACCTTTTTCATTAGGCCTTCGGGGTCATAGACATACTCGGGCATAATGTGCATATCGCCGGCAGATTCTTCGGCGATAAAGTAGCGTTGTTTAGAGAAGATAGTAAATTCTCTTTCGTTATTGGGGGAAATATAGATCGAGTCGATAAACTCATAATAGGGGCGTCGGCTACCCGATTCTACTAGGGGGTTTTTGATTGCTTTGATGGTAAAGAGATAATCATAGGCCGTAACGGCTTGGCCGTTATCCCATTTGGCGTCGGGTCTAATCTCGAAGTGTAGCGACATACCGCCGGCATAGGGGCCTTCTTCTAGTTCTCTGACATCGGGCATTTTGAGGGCGAGTTGGGGCACTAATTTGAGATCTTCGGGGTGAAACTCCAACAAGCGAGAGAATATGTTGTTCTGAATATAAGTAGCTGCGGCCCCTTGAGAGGTTACAGGATTTAAGCCATCGGGGTCATCTAGTTCCCAGACCGTTACGGAAGGATCCTTCATTTTATTGCTACTTTGGCTTTCCTTTACTTCCTGATCGGCTTCTCCGTTTGTTTCGGGAGAGGAAGGCTGGCAACTGCCAAAACATAAACTTAGCCCGAGCAGGCCTAAGATTGTTTTTTTTCTGATATTCATATTGGTCATTATAGTTGTGTAAATTGAAGAAAATTGTTTGTTAACGGGGCGCTTAAAGATATAAAAATAATGAGTAGAATTTTAATAACGGGAGGCAGCGGTCTCATTGGTCAAGAACTTTGTAAGCTCCTACATCAGCAGGGCTTTGAGCCAATTTTGCTCAGTCGGAATCCGACTAAAATCACGCAATGGACGGCCTTTGAGTGGGATTTGGATCGGGGCTGGGTAGATCCTCAGCTTTTTGATCAGCCGATTGACTACCTCATTCATTTGGCGGGGGCGGGCATTGCTGATGCGAGATGGAGTGATCAGCGAAAGCAATTGATCATTGACAGTCGGAGCCAAAGCCTAAAGATATTGGCCCAAGCCTTTAGGGAGGCTAGGCAAGAGCTCAAAGCCTTTATTTCGGCTTCGGCGGTAGGGATTTATGGAGATCGGGGGAATGAGGTCTTATCGGAAGAGTCGGCCATTCATAAAGAGCGAAAAGACGACTTTTTGGTGCGGAGTTGTATTGCTTGGGAAGATGCCGCCAAGGCATTTGAGGGATTAACAGCTCGGATCAGTCATCTTCGGATAGGCATTGTGCTTTCGACTCGGGGGGGCGCATTGGCCAAAATGCTCCCTTCTTATCAGTTTCATTTGGGCGCTTATTTTGGCGATGGCGAGCAATACTACCCTTGGGTACATATCAGCGATCTTTGTCGGATGTTCTTGTTCCTCATTCAGCAGGGAAAGGCTGGCGTTTATAATGGGGTGGGGCCAGATCCCGTACAAAATAAGACAATGGCGCATATTTTAGCTAAGGCAACTGGAAAAAAATCCTTGATTCTGCCTGCTCCTCGCTTTGCGCTGCGTTTGGCCATGGGGGAAATGGCCAATGTGGTCCTTTATTCGGCCAGGGTGCTTCCTAAGCGGCTAGAAGAAGAAGGCTTTAAGCATCGGTACCGAGATTTGCAAGCGGCCTTAGTAGAGCTGATAGAAAACAAGCGTTAAACAAAAAGCGAGCTGTCGATAAATCGACAGCTCGCTTTGCTTTTGGTCCTTGGCCCATTTACTTACGCACCTGACTGGCGTCAATGGGTAAATCTGGAGAGTAGACCATAATATCGTTGCATACTCCAGAAGACAAACGCTGGGCAAAACCATTGTACTTATTGCCCTTAAAGAGCTTATGGATACGTACATAAGTTGCTCCTGGGTTGGCGCTTTTCCCTTTGGGGTCTAGCTTGAAGGTAAAGGTTTTATCCCAGAGCTTACGCTCTTTTCTAGGGAGGTCGGCATAGTTATCTGGCTTAAACTTAAGGGTCACCACATATTCCTTATAGCCAAATAGGCTTTCCACTTCGGTGGGGCCTTCTTCTACAGAGATGACCTTGATTGTGCCCGAGATTTTCTCTTCATAGACACAGCTTTCTCTACGGATTTCGTTGGTTACCTGCTCTCGAATAGCGGCCTTACGGGCCTCTAGGGCTGCTTTTTCTGCGGCCAATTTCTCGGCTAGTTCATCTCGCAGTTCTTCTTCTTTGGCCTTAATTTCCTTACGGCGTTGCTCTTCTAATCTCTTGCGTTCTTTGGCGGCCTGTTTTTCGCGCTTAATAGCGTTTTTCTGGTCCAATTCGGCTTGTTTGGCGGCTTCAGCCTTGGCTTTGGCGCGCTCTTCTTTTTCAATTTGCGCCCGCAAAGCGTCTAGATCCATTTCGTCGGGGCTTTTTGCAATGCCCTCCTTTTCGCGGAGTTCGGCCTCTACTTTTTTGCGCAATTCTTCTTCAGAAGGCAAATTCAGGTCTACTTCAGGCTCTTCCTCTTTGGGATCCTCTTCCTCTTTGGGATCCTCTTCTTTTGGTCCTTCTTCCTCTTTGGGCTGTTCTTCTGGAGCAGTTTCTGGGGGACGGTTTCCGCTGGCCTGAGTGGCTGCTTCTTCGGCCATAGCAATGCCCTTGGCTTCATTTACTTCCTTCTCTTTTTTATAGAGTTTTTCGGCAGCAATTTGAATTTTATAGGCCTTGATGCTATCCTGTGCCTCAAACAAATCATTAGGGATCCCCATTGACTTATAGGTATATTGTTCACGGCAGGTTTTATCATCGGTCTGCAAAAATTCCATGGCAAATTTTTGGCCCTTATGCACATAATAGTGCTTAAGGTATTTAGGGCCAACAGGCAGGCGGTCATAGCCACTTCGCAAGAAAAAGTCAAAGCTATTCTCGCCAAAATCAGCCATTAGTTGCTGCCCTTTTTCCATGGGCGTAAATTTAAATTTCACGCTGTATTCATCATAGCCCAAAGCACTTTCTGACTTGCTCCGCGTCTTTTCTACTTCCGTAATTTCCGCCAAGCCTTTTAGCACTTCATACTCGCAACCTTGCACGGTCCGAACTTCATTATTGTTTCTATAGCTCGCTTTTTTTGCCGACTGCGCCCAAAGTCCAGAGGTCTGAACAAGCAAGAGCAGCAAAAAACTGGCTATCCATAAGGGTGATTTTCTCATACCAATACATTTTATTATCCAAGTGAATCTAAACTAAAGATGCGCTAAACTTCTTCTATAAGAACAGGATGCACCACTTTTCTTTTTGGTTGTTATCTGATCCCAAAATTACTAATTTGTAAGCATTTTATCGGCTTCAGTTATTTTTTTTGTTTTTTTGGGGCCTCCGCTGCGGCTTCGCCTTGCGGCGCTATGTTTCGGGGCTCGCAGGTCTGCTCGGCCCTGCGCCAAATTCGCTACGCTCATTTGGCTGGGTCTGCGGCTTCGCCGCCCCCCTCCACATCGCTAGGCCAATTGGTCCCGCCCTACCCTATCTTTTTTAGCTAAAATCTTCTCCGATCATGTCTACTACGCCCAATTTACTTGCCGTTAGCGAATACTTTTACAGCCTTCAGGGAGAGGGCCAAACGATGGGAGTGCCAGCCATTTTTCTCCGCCTCTCGGGCTGCAACCTCATTTGTGGGGGCAAAGGGGCCGAAAAAGACGGCCAACTGCATGATGGCGCTAGCTGGATTTGCGACACGATGGAGGTCTGGATGAAGGGCGAAAGCCTTCCCTTTGCCCAATTGCTGCAGCGCCTAGACGATGAGTTGCAATTTAGCCAGCGCCTAGCCCAGGGGGTGCATTTGGTCATTACGGGAGGAGAACCGCTCTTGCAAGATAAGCGCATTGCGGCCTTTTTGGCCTTTGTAGAAGCAGAGCGGCAAGGACTTCGTCCTATTATTGAGGTAGAAACCAATGGTTGTTTTCTGCCCTCTGCTCCCCTATTAGAAAGGGTCAGTTACTGGAATTGTTCCCCAAAACTCCAAAACTCGGGCATGCCAGCCAAAAAACGCATTGTTCCTAAGGCCCTAAAGGGCTTGGCCCAAGAATCTGGAACCATCTTTAAGTTTGTGATCGCTCAAGCTAGTGACTTTGAAGAAATACAAAGCGATTTCTTAGACAAAGGCCTCCTCAAAAAGGAGCAATTGGTCCTTATGCCCGCTGCCGATAGCCTAGCCGCCTTGCTCGAACGCAATAAAATGGTGGCCGAAATTTGTATTCGGGAGCAAATTAGAATGTGTAGCCGCCTACATGTAGAAATTTGGGACCAACTAACAGGCGTTTAAAAAAAAATTGGCCCAAGGCGGGTCGGCCCTTTGGCCGAAGGCCAAACGGCCTAGCGATGCGGCGGGGTGGCCGTCAGGCCAGACCAAGGAGCCGAAGGCGACGCAGGGCCGAGCAGACCTGCGAGCCCCAAAGCGTAGCGCCGCAAGGCGAAGCCGCAGCGGAGGCCCCAAAAAAATAGCCTCCTAGTCATGATATCTAGCAGGCTATTTCGGTAACTATTGGCCAACTCCGCCAAAATCATCGTCAAAGGTATCTCCATTGCTGGACTCATCTTGCTGTTCAAACTCTTGGCAGACCTCTGGTTTTTCGGCCAGCAGCCAGATGTCAATTCCGGCGCCCATACTGGCCCGAGAAGCGGCAGAAGGCGACTGTCGGACCACATAAGCATTCATAGTATCGATGATATTTGGGCCATAGCTCACCGTGCCCAAATAAAAAGCATTGCCCTTAATGATAAACTCGGCTTCTGAGAAGGTTTTGCAGCTCAGGTCGGGGACCAATTTTTTGCCGCTATCTTTTCCTTTATAGAGCTCTAGGTCTACTTTATCGCCTTGTTTGAGCTGATAGGGTTGCTTGGGTCGGCGTTCTCCCTTACTGGGGTCGGCCTCCTTAAAGATCA
This genomic interval from Saprospira grandis contains the following:
- a CDS encoding TIGR01777 family oxidoreductase, translating into MSRILITGGSGLIGQELCKLLHQQGFEPILLSRNPTKITQWTAFEWDLDRGWVDPQLFDQPIDYLIHLAGAGIADARWSDQRKQLIIDSRSQSLKILAQAFREARQELKAFISASAVGIYGDRGNEVLSEESAIHKERKDDFLVRSCIAWEDAAKAFEGLTARISHLRIGIVLSTRGGALAKMLPSYQFHLGAYFGDGEQYYPWVHISDLCRMFLFLIQQGKAGVYNGVGPDPVQNKTMAHILAKATGKKSLILPAPRFALRLAMGEMANVVLYSARVLPKRLEEEGFKHRYRDLQAALVELIENKR
- a CDS encoding 7-carboxy-7-deazaguanine synthase QueE; its protein translation is MSTTPNLLAVSEYFYSLQGEGQTMGVPAIFLRLSGCNLICGGKGAEKDGQLHDGASWICDTMEVWMKGESLPFAQLLQRLDDELQFSQRLAQGVHLVITGGEPLLQDKRIAAFLAFVEAERQGLRPIIEVETNGCFLPSAPLLERVSYWNCSPKLQNSGMPAKKRIVPKALKGLAQESGTIFKFVIAQASDFEEIQSDFLDKGLLKKEQLVLMPAADSLAALLERNKMVAEICIREQIRMCSRLHVEIWDQLTGV
- a CDS encoding ABC transporter substrate-binding protein, whose protein sequence is MNIRKKTILGLLGLSLCFGSCQPSSPETNGEADQEVKESQSSNKMKDPSVTVWELDDPDGLNPVTSQGAAATYIQNNIFSRLLEFHPEDLKLVPQLALKMPDVRELEEGPYAGGMSLHFEIRPDAKWDNGQAVTAYDYLFTIKAIKNPLVESGSRRPYYEFIDSIYISPNNEREFTIFSKQRYFIAEESAGDMHIMPEYVYDPEGLMKKVSLAELNQMDYEAANKNANLERFAQNFNSPKFSKETVVGSGPYRFVEWSNGQHIILERKENWWGNEAKNPMLVAYPTKIIHKVVNDPSTAITVARNEEIDVLHNIKPVKFKALKEDQEFQNLFELSSPPVFGYYYIGINLRNPKLKDKKLRQALSHIINRQEIIDVLFEGLATETVGPINPQKEHYNDQIKPFSYDPERAKELLTEAGWTDSDNDGILDKRINGKLEKLSLEFKYNQGNDIRKNIGLLLQGEARALGIEIKIKSADFPVFVKDIQNREFELICSAWAQGPNLDELKQAWHSSSDRNGGSNRIGFRNEECDRIIDSIRITLDPQKRKELYFRAQAIIHEEQPYLFLCVPSSCFAIHKRFADIETSPLRPGYRVTDFQLK
- a CDS encoding 3-phosphoshikimate 1-carboxyvinyltransferase; translated protein: MLNLPIMPKSRLLEAPKSLAGAQYIQLNSSKSISNRLLIIQAIMGQLAPPKSLSRAKDSQSLVRLLQQEEEEILDAEDAGTCFRFLTAYLCLNNKKQVLTGSARMLERPIGPLVEALRSLGAQIDYLGQEGYPPLQIGASSWKDTEEMPSLRIDGGISSQYISALLLIAPALPQGLKLQLEGEIISMPYIQMTLGLMEQFGIDYLQAGKSFLIEPQNYQAPQEEFIVEGDWSAAAYYYALVALAEPGFSLKLGQLRANSLQGDSVITELMQNLGVVSTFLPEGQLKLQKTAQPLPKELRYDCRHYPDLAQTLMAIAAGLAIPCQLFGLQSLRIKETDRLAAMKNELEKLGAVVEIGDDWMHIKSGVKRAQKKPLISSYKDHRMLMSLAPLSLLLGPLKMEQPEVVAKSYPDFWRDLGQLGFKIG
- a CDS encoding McrB family protein → MAIFSPYAELLRNLIPQLQSSLASYAEAERPILAALLAQWASFKALPLLEEEEMQLLRAQWKKGAQWGEEFEQLSSSLQAVHLQLGLLLAELQPSFAQKLELQSKGPGLNLWPMQLSFWAEQLLIYKRDGNAKGLSASGQLLLAYLEQPLKRLPIFRQKALSYILDSFLGPAAKQSLLLDLFSELGLKAKLAENYPLLLGQLLFLPLLRELWDKQYDSLGKEQIDDWEESQLIYHREKERPLNQLYYGPSACGKTRAARLEALSICEGLPLVQIEQLSTEEIEQRLEEQRQAGHLAMIAFHPAMSYEDFMEGLKPQMQGKQLHYVLEEGLFKRFAKAALAQPLKRFVLIIDELNRAEVGAVFGELLSLLSAENRLGGKAPMRLVLPYSKATFALPDNLYILASMNEGDRSLQSLDWALRRRFHAIAVRPEPQLLGDCQGVDLARLLQALNQRIRLYFSAAQEIGHGYLLGIRQLEELNLCFAHRIIPLLESYAYGDLRLLGPILGQAFIERRRLGHSLAFYGAEQQEEQFSYHLRSFPLAASAYKQLYE